One Coffea arabica cultivar ET-39 chromosome 5c, Coffea Arabica ET-39 HiFi, whole genome shotgun sequence DNA window includes the following coding sequences:
- the LOC140007389 gene encoding uncharacterized protein, producing MLEGKAVIGETDMLEAMQQDALDLAAKALDFFDVTEATEIACFIKKAFDRTHGPGWQCIVGTDFGSFVTHCCGCFIYFCIGSLAILLFRGSAVPEAEPGQRVAPLEEVA from the exons ATGTTAGAAGGAAAAGCAGTAATCGGGGAAACTGATATGCTTGAGGCCATGCAACAAGATGCACTTGATTTGGCAGCCAAGGCACTTGACTTCTTTGATGTCACTGAAGCCACTGAAATAGCTTGCTTCATTAAGAAG GCATTTGATAGGACGCACGGACCAGGGTGGCAGTGCATCGTGGGAACTGATTTTGGTTCATTCGTGACTCATTGCTGCGGCTGTTTTATCTACTTTTGCATAGGCAGCCTTGCAATTTTGCTATTCAGGGGCTCCGCTGTTCCAGAAGCTGAGCCAGGTCAACGTGTTGCACCTTTGGAGGAAGTAGCATGA
- the LOC113687897 gene encoding uncharacterized protein codes for MAPRLFSCFGRGASSSSHQGTSSEIATADISAEEQRRAGPVVVELFTSQGCATSAQAELLFSRLGRGDFELEMPLVLLAYHVDYWDYLGWKDPFGSSLWTARQKAYVEALNLDTMFTPQVVVQGRAQCVVNEEDPLLSCIKSAPRVPAPSFQAAFQMPTPESLQVSLTGALRSKVDQHGVNIMVALYESGLVTDCQKGENKGRVIANDFVVRKLEKLCSVKDIAAKKTVSGTVNFSLWEGFNSGKCGVAVFAQNASHHIFGSQNFRLPETL; via the exons ATGGCGCCCCGTCTCTTTTCATGCTTTGGCAGAGGCGCCTCTTCATCTTCACACCAAGGAACCTCGTCCGAGATTGCCACTGCAGACATATCGGCTGAGGAGCAGAGAAGGGCGGGGCCGGTGGTGGTGGAGCTCTTTACGTCACAGGGATGCGCCACCTCGGCTCAGGCGGAGCTTCTCTTCTCAAGGCTGGGAAGGGGGGACTTCGAGCTCGAGATGCCGCTGGTATTGCTAGCTTACCATGTTGACTACTGGGATTACCTGGGCTGGAAGGACCCTTTTGGGTCAAGCCTGTGGACCGCTAGGCAAAAGGCCTATGTCGAGGCCCTAAACCTTGATACGATGTTCACACCTCAAGTTGTGGTGCAGGGCCGGGCCCAATGTGTTGTCAATGAAGAAGACCCTCTGTTGTCCTGCATCAAGTCCGCACCGAGGGTCCCTGCTCCCTCTTTCCAG GCCGCATTCCAAATGCCGACACCAGAATCGCTGCAGGTGTCCCTAACAGGAGCTCTAAGGAGTAAGGTGGACCAGCACGGCGTCAACATCATGGTTGCTCTGTATGAAAGTGGTTTGGTGACCGACTGCCAGAAAGGAGAAAACAAAGGCCGCGTCATAGCTAATGACTTTGTCGTTCGGAAGCTTGAAAAGCTCTGCTCTGTCAAGGACATCGCCGCTAAGAAAACTGTTTCAGGGACCGTTAATTTCTCCCTCTGGGAAGGCTTCAATAGCGGCAAATGTGGAGTTGCCGTCTTTGCGCAAAATGCCTCTCATCACATTTTTGGTTCGCAGAATTTTCGATTGCCGGAAACTCTGTGA
- the LOC140004061 gene encoding vesicle-associated protein 4-1-like translates to MAIADHSSHRSGHYDGKLWRLCPFWQSGTASSSSSSTQNLQTNSQHSQQNGGVGLSSGSSANSVSSVARSLLPARRRLRLDPANNLYFPYEPGKQVRSAVRIKNSSKSHVAFKFQTTAPKSCYMRPPGGILAPGESIIATVFKFVEHPENNEKPTEQKSRVKFKIMSLKVKQGTDYVPELFDEQKDQVTVERILRVVFLDPERSTSALEKLKRQLAEAEAAIEARKKPPADTGPRVVGEGLVIDEWKERREKYLARQQVEAVDSV, encoded by the exons ATGGCGATCGCTGACCACAGCAGTCATCGGTCAGGCCACTACGACGGCAAGTTGTGGAGGCTGTGTCCTTTCTGGCAATCGGGAACGGCGTCTTCATCCTCGTCATCAACTCAGAATCTTCAAACCAACAGTCAGCACAGCCAGCAAAACGGTGGCGTCGGCTTAAGCTCCGGGTCCTCTGCTAATAGCGTTTCTTCTGTGGCTAGATCCTTGTTACCGGCTCGGCGTCGCCTCCGCCTTGATCCAGCTAACAATCTCTACTTTCCTT ATGAACCGGGGAAGCAGGTGAGAAGTGCTGTTAGGATTAAGAACTCCAGCAAGTCGCATGTAGCGTTTAAG TTTCAAACTACTGCACCAAAGAGCTGTTACATGCGACCTCCTGGTGGTATCCTTGCACCTGGAGAAAGCATTATTGCAACTG TTTTCAAGTTTGTGGAGCATCCAGAGAATAATGAGAAACCAACAGAGCAGAAGAGCAGGGTCAAGTTCAAGATCATGAGTCTTAAAGTGAAACAAGGAACAGATTATGTGCCTGAGTTG TTTGATGAACAAAAGGATCAAGTGACGGTGGAACGTATTCTGCGTGTTGTGTTTTTGGATCCGGAGCGCTCTACTTCT GCATTGGAGAAACTCAAGCGTCAGTTGGCCGAGGCTGAAGCTGCAATAGAGGCACGTAAGAAACCTCCAGCTGATACAGGTCCCCGTGTAGTTGGGGAAGGTCTTGTCATAGATGAATGG AAAGAGCGAAGGGAGAAATATCTTGCTCGGCAGCAGGTCGAGGCTGTAGATTCTGTGTAG
- the LOC140007857 gene encoding uncharacterized protein isoform X2, whose protein sequence is MAISRFLTTGTIRRFADCIHSSPKTARLEAAHRLVGCPVGLPYILRQLQSHSKVSYRGFASCTIREGKQTLWKTGNLKKVAFYSTSNPVPYHARIAWRRLAHICSYSSSILPPLSRIACAVSLALTRSKLVAPGILAFIVGELGWKRGFRAEAEGFPTGDFFYTQAQFGLVHLTSFIFLILEGLMLFLRAIYLGILFSPCIFMAPFAESLGSEYRKTWLQTVRITLEKAGPAFIKWGQWAATRPDLFASDLCNELAELHTKAPAHSYAHTRRTIENAFGRNIADIFENFEEEPVASGSIAQVHRATLRFRYPGKRGKPVLVAVKVRHPGVSEAIRRDFVLINLFAKASRFIPTLKWMRLDESIQQFAVFMMSQVDLAREAANLNRFIYNFRQWKDVSFPRPLYPLVHPAVLIETYEHGENILHYVDKLEGHGSIKSSLAHIGTNAMLKMLLVDNFIHADMHPGNILVRVSDGEALNKGLFKSRPHVIFLDVGMTAELSQKDRVTLLEFFKAVALRDGRTAAECTLRLSKQQHCPNPKAFIQ, encoded by the exons ATGGCCATTTCAAG ATTCTTGACGACTGGAACCATTAGGAGATTTGCTGATTGCATTCACTCAAGTCCAAAAACCGCTAGGTTAGAGGCAGCTCATAGGTTGGTGGGATGTCCAGTTGGACTCCCTTACATCCTGCGCCAATTGCAGTCGCATTCAAAGGTTTCTTATAGAGGATTTGCTTCATGCACAATACGTGAAGGCAAGCAGACATTGTGGAAAACTGGGAACCTTAAAAAAGTAGCGTTCTACTCAACAAGTAACCCAGTTCCTTATCATGCTCGTATTGCATGGAGGAGGCTTGCTCATATTTGTTCCTACAGCAGTTCAATTCTGCCCCCGTTAAGTAGGATTGCATGTGCTGTAAGCCTTGCTTTGACCCGATCAAAGCTGGTAGCTCCAGGCATTTTGGCTTTCATTGTTGGAGAGCTGGGATGGAAACGAGGTTTTAGGGCTGAGGCAGAAGGCTTCCCAACTGGGGATTTTTTCTACACACAAGCACAATTTGGACTCGTTCACCTgacttctttcattttcttgattttggaggGTTTAATGTTGTTTCTGAGAGCAATATATTTAGGGATATTGTTCTCCCCTTGCATTTTTATGGCTCCCTTTGCTGAATCCCTTGGTTCTGAGTATAGGAAGACATGGCTACAGACAGTTCGCATTACATTAGAAAAGGCAGGTCCAGCATTTATTAAATGGGGTCAGTgggcagcaacaaggccagatcTATTTGCAAGTGATCTGTGTAATGAGCTTGCGGAATTGCACACCAAAGCACCAGCACATAGTTATGCACATACAAGAAGAACGAttgaaaatgcttttggtcGCAAtattgctgatatttttgaaaattttgaagaggAGCCTGTAGCATCTGGTAGTATTGCTCAAGTTCATCGGGCTACCCTGAGATTCCGCTATCCTGGCAAACGAGGAAAGCCTGTTCTTGTTGCCGTAAAAGTTAGACATCCTGGTGTTAGTGAGGCTATTAGGAGAGACTTCGTATTGATCAATTTATTTGCTAAAGCTTCTCGATTCATTCCTACACTGAAATGGATGAGACTGGATGAAAGCATACAACAGTTTGCCGTCTTTATGATGTCCCAAGTTGATCTTGCAAGAGAGGCAGCTAATTTGAATCGTTTCATCTACAATTTCAGGCAATGGAAGGATGTTTCCTTCCCGAGACCACTATATCCTTTGGTGCATCCTGCTGTTCTGATTGAAACATATGAGCATGGCGAAAACATCCTGCACTATGTTGACAAGCTTGAAGGGCATGGGAGCATTAAAAGTTCCTTGGCTCACATTGGCACTAATGCGATGTTAAAAATGCTTTTG GTAGACAATTTCATCCATGCAGATATGCATCCTGGAAACATTCTGGTTAGAGTGTCTGATGGTGAAGCTTTAAATAAAGGTTTGTTTAAGTCAAGGCCGCATGTTATTTTCCTGGATGTGGGCATGACGGCTGAATTATCACAGAAGGATCGAGTCACTCTATTGGAGTTTTTTAAAGCTGTCGCACTTCGAGATGGTCGCACTGCCGCAGAATGCACTCTTAGATTATCTAAACAGCAGCACTGCCCGAACCCGAAGGCATTTATCCAG TAG
- the LOC140007857 gene encoding uncharacterized protein isoform X1, which yields MAISRFLTTGTIRRFADCIHSSPKTARLEAAHRLVGCPVGLPYILRQLQSHSKVSYRGFASCTIREGKQTLWKTGNLKKVAFYSTSNPVPYHARIAWRRLAHICSYSSSILPPLSRIACAVSLALTRSKLVAPGILAFIVGELGWKRGFRAEAEGFPTGDFFYTQAQFGLVHLTSFIFLILEGLMLFLRAIYLGILFSPCIFMAPFAESLGSEYRKTWLQTVRITLEKAGPAFIKWGQWAATRPDLFASDLCNELAELHTKAPAHSYAHTRRTIENAFGRNIADIFENFEEEPVASGSIAQVHRATLRFRYPGKRGKPVLVAVKVRHPGVSEAIRRDFVLINLFAKASRFIPTLKWMRLDESIQQFAVFMMSQVDLAREAANLNRFIYNFRQWKDVSFPRPLYPLVHPAVLIETYEHGENILHYVDKLEGHGSIKSSLAHIGTNAMLKMLLVDNFIHADMHPGNILVRVSDGEALNKGLFKSRPHVIFLDVGMTAELSQKDRVTLLEFFKAVALRDGRTAAECTLRLSKQQHCPNPKAFIQEVENTFNFWATDEGSSFHPADCMQQMLEQVRRHQVNIDGNACTVMVTMLVLEGWQRKLDPDYDVLRTLQTLLFKVDWEESLFYTIEGLMAP from the exons ATGGCCATTTCAAG ATTCTTGACGACTGGAACCATTAGGAGATTTGCTGATTGCATTCACTCAAGTCCAAAAACCGCTAGGTTAGAGGCAGCTCATAGGTTGGTGGGATGTCCAGTTGGACTCCCTTACATCCTGCGCCAATTGCAGTCGCATTCAAAGGTTTCTTATAGAGGATTTGCTTCATGCACAATACGTGAAGGCAAGCAGACATTGTGGAAAACTGGGAACCTTAAAAAAGTAGCGTTCTACTCAACAAGTAACCCAGTTCCTTATCATGCTCGTATTGCATGGAGGAGGCTTGCTCATATTTGTTCCTACAGCAGTTCAATTCTGCCCCCGTTAAGTAGGATTGCATGTGCTGTAAGCCTTGCTTTGACCCGATCAAAGCTGGTAGCTCCAGGCATTTTGGCTTTCATTGTTGGAGAGCTGGGATGGAAACGAGGTTTTAGGGCTGAGGCAGAAGGCTTCCCAACTGGGGATTTTTTCTACACACAAGCACAATTTGGACTCGTTCACCTgacttctttcattttcttgattttggaggGTTTAATGTTGTTTCTGAGAGCAATATATTTAGGGATATTGTTCTCCCCTTGCATTTTTATGGCTCCCTTTGCTGAATCCCTTGGTTCTGAGTATAGGAAGACATGGCTACAGACAGTTCGCATTACATTAGAAAAGGCAGGTCCAGCATTTATTAAATGGGGTCAGTgggcagcaacaaggccagatcTATTTGCAAGTGATCTGTGTAATGAGCTTGCGGAATTGCACACCAAAGCACCAGCACATAGTTATGCACATACAAGAAGAACGAttgaaaatgcttttggtcGCAAtattgctgatatttttgaaaattttgaagaggAGCCTGTAGCATCTGGTAGTATTGCTCAAGTTCATCGGGCTACCCTGAGATTCCGCTATCCTGGCAAACGAGGAAAGCCTGTTCTTGTTGCCGTAAAAGTTAGACATCCTGGTGTTAGTGAGGCTATTAGGAGAGACTTCGTATTGATCAATTTATTTGCTAAAGCTTCTCGATTCATTCCTACACTGAAATGGATGAGACTGGATGAAAGCATACAACAGTTTGCCGTCTTTATGATGTCCCAAGTTGATCTTGCAAGAGAGGCAGCTAATTTGAATCGTTTCATCTACAATTTCAGGCAATGGAAGGATGTTTCCTTCCCGAGACCACTATATCCTTTGGTGCATCCTGCTGTTCTGATTGAAACATATGAGCATGGCGAAAACATCCTGCACTATGTTGACAAGCTTGAAGGGCATGGGAGCATTAAAAGTTCCTTGGCTCACATTGGCACTAATGCGATGTTAAAAATGCTTTTG GTAGACAATTTCATCCATGCAGATATGCATCCTGGAAACATTCTGGTTAGAGTGTCTGATGGTGAAGCTTTAAATAAAGGTTTGTTTAAGTCAAGGCCGCATGTTATTTTCCTGGATGTGGGCATGACGGCTGAATTATCACAGAAGGATCGAGTCACTCTATTGGAGTTTTTTAAAGCTGTCGCACTTCGAGATGGTCGCACTGCCGCAGAATGCACTCTTAGATTATCTAAACAGCAGCACTGCCCGAACCCGAAGGCATTTATCCAG GAAGTGGAGAATACATTTAACTTCTGGGCCACAGATGAAGGAAGTTCATTCCACCCTGCTGATTGTATGCAACAAATGCTTGAGCAAGTTAGACGTCACCAAGTAAACATTGATGGAAACGCTTGCACAGTGATGGTAACAATGTTGGTGTTGGAG GGATGGCAGCGGAAACTTGACCCTGATTATGATGTGCTCCGGACATTGCAAACATTGCTCTTCAAAGTTGACTGGGAGGAATCCCTCTTCTACACCATTGAAGGACTAATGGCCCCGTGA
- the LOC140007856 gene encoding ubiquitin carboxyl-terminal hydrolase 14-like isoform X2: MAEGAERKEQVAAWTADKKNISKYAMNLNQLDNGIIVPPTGWKCAKCDKTENLWLNLTDGSILCGRRNWDGSGGNDHAVNHYKETNYPLAVKLGTITSDLEGADVFSYAEDESVEDPLLAQHLAHFGIDFSSLQKTEMTTAEMELDQNTNFDWNRIQESGEDIEPLFGPGYTGLVNLGNSCYLAATMQVVFSTRSFCLRYYEDQSLKRAFDTALSDAAVDLNMQLTKLAHGMLSGKYSIPAAEKQEGIRPRMFKSVIAASHPEFSTMRQQDALEFFLHFIDQVERTHSESPSIDPSRSFKFGIEERLQCPSGKVAYNQRSDYILSLNIPLHKATNRNELEAFEKLKAEKHAEGKEVSAEEIVRPRVPLKDCLDCFSAPEEVHDFYSSALKSKTTAIKTAGLTSFPDYLVLHMRKFVLEAGWVPKKLDVYIDVPDIIDISYMRSKGFQPGEELLPETTDEDMPLADETIVAQLTSMGFNHLHCQKAAINTSNTGVEEAMNWLFAHMEDPDINAPMSKKAQSSDAPLFDQSKVEALVSFGFPEELARKALQASGGDIEKATNWIFDNPDASNSAPASDAALPDGGGRYRLIGIVSHIGTSTHCGHYVAHVYKNGGWVIFNDEKVGVSKNPPVDMGYLYFFERLE; encoded by the exons ATGGCTGAAGGAGCAGAGAGGAAAGAGCAAGTTGCTGCATGGACAGCTGATAAGAAGAACATCAGTAAATATGCCATGAATCTCAACCAGCTTGATAATGGCATTATTGTTCCTCCCACAGGGTGGAAATGTGCCAAGTGTGATAAGACTGAAAATCTGTGGTTAAATTTGACTGATGGTTCAATATTGTGTGGTCGAAGAAATTGGGATGGAAGTGGTGGTAACGATCATGCTGTCAACCATTATAAAGAAACCAACTACCCACTTGCGGTGAAGCTTGGTACCATAACTTCTGACTTGGAGGGAGCAG ATGTTTTTTCTTATGCGGAGGATGAAAGTGTGGAGGACCCTCTTTTAGCACAGCATCTTGCACATTTTGGTATTGACTTTTCATCCTTACAAAAG ACTGAGATGACTACTGCCGAGATGGAACTTGATCAGAATAccaattttgattggaatcgGATTCAGGAAAGTGGAGAGGATATTGAACCACTATTTGGACCTGGTTACACTGGATTGGTCAATCTTGGAAATAG tTGCTATTTGGCTGCAACTATGCAGGTAGTGTTCTCAACGCGTTCCTTCTGCTTACG ATATTACGAGGATCAGAGTTTGAAAAGGGCTTTTGACACTGCTTTATCTGATGCGGCTGTAGACCTCAACATGCAGCT AACAAAGTTGGCGCATGGCATGCTTTCTGGTAAATATTCAATTCCTGCTGCAGAG AAACAGGAGGGAATCCGTCCCCGCATGTTTAAGTCTGTGATTGCTGCGAGCCACCCTGAATTTTCAACAATGAGACAACAG GATGCGCTGGAATTTTTCCTGCACTTTATTGACCAAGTTGAACGAACGCATTCAGAAAGTCCTTCTATTGATCCTTCAAGGAGTTTTAAATTTGGTATTGAAGAGCGATTGCAATGTCCATCTGGCAAAGTTGCTTACAATCAGAGGAGTGACTATATTCTATCCCTAAACATTCCATTGCACAAAGCTACAAACAGGA ATGAGTTAGAAGCATTCGAAAAATTGAAGGCCGAGAAGCATGCAGAAGGGAAGGAAGT GTCTGCCGAGGAAATTGTCCGCCCAAGGGTGCCATTGAAGGATTGCTTAGATTGCTTTTCAGCGCCAGAAGAGGTGCATGATTTTTACAGCTCGGCGTTGAAGTCCAAGACAACAGCAATTAA AACTGCTGGTCTGACTTCATTTCCTGATTATCTGGTGTTGCACATGCGGAAATTTGTCCTTGAGGCAGGCTGGGTGCCAAAAAAACTTG ATGTCTATATAGATGTTCCTGATATCATTGACATCAGTTATATGCGCAGCAAGGGTTTTCAACCAGGGGAAGAGCTGTTACCTGAAACCA CTGATGAAGATATGCCTCTGGCTGATGAGACTATCGTTGCCCAGCTCACTTCAATGGGATTCAATCATCTTCATTGTCAAAAGGCTGccattaacacttcaaataCTGGAGTGGAAGAGGCTATGAATTGGTTATTTGCTCATATGGAGGACCCTG ACATCAACGCTCCCATGTCCAAGAAGGCACAAAGTTCGGATGCCCCCCTTTTTGATCAATCGAAAGTTGAGGCTTTGGTTTCTTTTGGTTTCCCTGAAGAACTTGCTAGGAAAGCTCTCCAGGCATCG GGTGGTGACATTGAGAAAGCAACAAATTGGATTTTTGACAATCCTGATGCTTCTAATAGTGCACCAGCCAGTGACGCTGCTTTACCTGATGGAGGAGGGA GGTACAGGCTCATTGGAATAGTGAGTCATATTGGTACGTCCACCCATTGTGGTCATTATGTTGCTCACGTCTACAAGAATGGTGGTTGGGTGATTTTCAATGATGAGAAGGTCGGTGTTTCAAAAAACCCTCCAGTTGACATGGGATACTTGTACTTCTTCGAGAGATTGGAATAA
- the LOC140007856 gene encoding ubiquitin carboxyl-terminal hydrolase 14-like isoform X1: protein MEILRSNLSRVRIPEPTNRIYKQECCVSFDTPKSEGGLFVDMFTFLAFGKDYVGWNYEKTKDPVYLHIKQTVKPVGEDRPSKKPTLLAIGVDGGFDNNDPEYEESYEIVILPDYVSLPFPSVELPEKVRLAVDAVLMAEGAERKEQVAAWTADKKNISKYAMNLNQLDNGIIVPPTGWKCAKCDKTENLWLNLTDGSILCGRRNWDGSGGNDHAVNHYKETNYPLAVKLGTITSDLEGADVFSYAEDESVEDPLLAQHLAHFGIDFSSLQKTEMTTAEMELDQNTNFDWNRIQESGEDIEPLFGPGYTGLVNLGNSCYLAATMQVVFSTRSFCLRYYEDQSLKRAFDTALSDAAVDLNMQLTKLAHGMLSGKYSIPAAEKQEGIRPRMFKSVIAASHPEFSTMRQQDALEFFLHFIDQVERTHSESPSIDPSRSFKFGIEERLQCPSGKVAYNQRSDYILSLNIPLHKATNRNELEAFEKLKAEKHAEGKEVSAEEIVRPRVPLKDCLDCFSAPEEVHDFYSSALKSKTTAIKTAGLTSFPDYLVLHMRKFVLEAGWVPKKLDVYIDVPDIIDISYMRSKGFQPGEELLPETTDEDMPLADETIVAQLTSMGFNHLHCQKAAINTSNTGVEEAMNWLFAHMEDPDINAPMSKKAQSSDAPLFDQSKVEALVSFGFPEELARKALQASGGDIEKATNWIFDNPDASNSAPASDAALPDGGGRYRLIGIVSHIGTSTHCGHYVAHVYKNGGWVIFNDEKVGVSKNPPVDMGYLYFFERLE, encoded by the exons ATGGAAATCCTTCGGTCGAACCTCTCCCGCGTACGAATTCCAGAACCTACTAATCGCATTTACAAGCAAGAATGCTGCGTCTCTTTCGACACTCCG AAATCTGAGGGTGGCCTATTTGTGGATATGTTTACATTTCTCGCATTTGGGAAGGATTATGTGGGATGGAACTATGAGAAGACAAAAGACCCAGTCTATTTGCATATAAAGCAGACTGTGAAGCCAGTTGGTGAAGACAGACCTTCAAAGAAACCGACACTCTTAGCTATAG GTGTGGATGGAGGATTTGATAATAATGACCCTGAATACGAAGAAAGCTACGAAATAGTTATTTTGCCAGATTATGTatctcttccttttccatcCGTTGAGTTACCTGAAAAG GTAAGATTGGCTGTTGATGCTGTTTTAATGGCTGAAGGAGCAGAGAGGAAAGAGCAAGTTGCTGCATGGACAGCTGATAAGAAGAACATCAGTAAATATGCCATGAATCTCAACCAGCTTGATAATGGCATTATTGTTCCTCCCACAGGGTGGAAATGTGCCAAGTGTGATAAGACTGAAAATCTGTGGTTAAATTTGACTGATGGTTCAATATTGTGTGGTCGAAGAAATTGGGATGGAAGTGGTGGTAACGATCATGCTGTCAACCATTATAAAGAAACCAACTACCCACTTGCGGTGAAGCTTGGTACCATAACTTCTGACTTGGAGGGAGCAG ATGTTTTTTCTTATGCGGAGGATGAAAGTGTGGAGGACCCTCTTTTAGCACAGCATCTTGCACATTTTGGTATTGACTTTTCATCCTTACAAAAG ACTGAGATGACTACTGCCGAGATGGAACTTGATCAGAATAccaattttgattggaatcgGATTCAGGAAAGTGGAGAGGATATTGAACCACTATTTGGACCTGGTTACACTGGATTGGTCAATCTTGGAAATAG tTGCTATTTGGCTGCAACTATGCAGGTAGTGTTCTCAACGCGTTCCTTCTGCTTACG ATATTACGAGGATCAGAGTTTGAAAAGGGCTTTTGACACTGCTTTATCTGATGCGGCTGTAGACCTCAACATGCAGCT AACAAAGTTGGCGCATGGCATGCTTTCTGGTAAATATTCAATTCCTGCTGCAGAG AAACAGGAGGGAATCCGTCCCCGCATGTTTAAGTCTGTGATTGCTGCGAGCCACCCTGAATTTTCAACAATGAGACAACAG GATGCGCTGGAATTTTTCCTGCACTTTATTGACCAAGTTGAACGAACGCATTCAGAAAGTCCTTCTATTGATCCTTCAAGGAGTTTTAAATTTGGTATTGAAGAGCGATTGCAATGTCCATCTGGCAAAGTTGCTTACAATCAGAGGAGTGACTATATTCTATCCCTAAACATTCCATTGCACAAAGCTACAAACAGGA ATGAGTTAGAAGCATTCGAAAAATTGAAGGCCGAGAAGCATGCAGAAGGGAAGGAAGT GTCTGCCGAGGAAATTGTCCGCCCAAGGGTGCCATTGAAGGATTGCTTAGATTGCTTTTCAGCGCCAGAAGAGGTGCATGATTTTTACAGCTCGGCGTTGAAGTCCAAGACAACAGCAATTAA AACTGCTGGTCTGACTTCATTTCCTGATTATCTGGTGTTGCACATGCGGAAATTTGTCCTTGAGGCAGGCTGGGTGCCAAAAAAACTTG ATGTCTATATAGATGTTCCTGATATCATTGACATCAGTTATATGCGCAGCAAGGGTTTTCAACCAGGGGAAGAGCTGTTACCTGAAACCA CTGATGAAGATATGCCTCTGGCTGATGAGACTATCGTTGCCCAGCTCACTTCAATGGGATTCAATCATCTTCATTGTCAAAAGGCTGccattaacacttcaaataCTGGAGTGGAAGAGGCTATGAATTGGTTATTTGCTCATATGGAGGACCCTG ACATCAACGCTCCCATGTCCAAGAAGGCACAAAGTTCGGATGCCCCCCTTTTTGATCAATCGAAAGTTGAGGCTTTGGTTTCTTTTGGTTTCCCTGAAGAACTTGCTAGGAAAGCTCTCCAGGCATCG GGTGGTGACATTGAGAAAGCAACAAATTGGATTTTTGACAATCCTGATGCTTCTAATAGTGCACCAGCCAGTGACGCTGCTTTACCTGATGGAGGAGGGA GGTACAGGCTCATTGGAATAGTGAGTCATATTGGTACGTCCACCCATTGTGGTCATTATGTTGCTCACGTCTACAAGAATGGTGGTTGGGTGATTTTCAATGATGAGAAGGTCGGTGTTTCAAAAAACCCTCCAGTTGACATGGGATACTTGTACTTCTTCGAGAGATTGGAATAA